The Tardiphaga alba genome includes a window with the following:
- a CDS encoding fumarylacetoacetate hydrolase family protein, with amino-acid sequence MSVAGQQVLPPVPVIGVPVLGGGFFPVRRVYCVGRNYLDHIREMKEADERDPPFFFQKPRDSVVPDGSRVPYPAFTADFQFEVELVLAIGEPGRNIAVEDALEHIWGYAVGIDLTRRDRQRDARDMRLPWEMGKSFDASAPCGVITPARDARHFNNCAITLSVNGVEKQRGDIGQMIWSVPEIVSQLSKQMKLEPGDLIYTGTPAGVGPVVPGDVIDARIDGLPSLGITIVAPEE; translated from the coding sequence GTGAGCGTGGCGGGTCAGCAGGTTCTGCCGCCGGTGCCGGTGATAGGCGTTCCGGTTCTTGGCGGCGGGTTCTTTCCGGTACGTCGTGTTTATTGCGTCGGCCGGAACTATCTCGATCATATCCGCGAGATGAAGGAAGCCGACGAACGCGATCCGCCGTTCTTCTTCCAGAAGCCACGCGATAGCGTGGTTCCGGATGGGTCACGCGTGCCGTATCCGGCTTTCACCGCGGACTTTCAGTTCGAGGTCGAGCTCGTACTGGCCATCGGTGAGCCCGGCCGCAATATCGCAGTGGAAGACGCGCTCGAACATATCTGGGGCTATGCGGTCGGCATCGATCTGACCCGGCGCGATCGTCAGCGCGATGCGCGCGACATGCGTCTGCCCTGGGAAATGGGAAAGAGCTTCGATGCGTCCGCGCCATGTGGCGTGATCACGCCGGCCCGCGACGCGCGGCACTTCAACAATTGCGCCATCACTTTGTCCGTGAATGGCGTCGAGAAACAGCGTGGCGACATCGGCCAGATGATCTGGAGCGTGCCGGAAATCGTGTCGCAACTGTCCAAGCAGATGAAGCTGGAGCCGGGCGACCTGATCTATACCGGAACCCCGGCTGGTGTCGGCCCCGTTGTGCCGGGTGATGTCATTGATGCGCGGATCGATGGGCTGCCGTCGCTCGGCATCACCATCGTTGCGCCGGAGGAGTGA
- a CDS encoding polysaccharide deacetylase family protein has protein sequence MLPTERISYSPIDSRPPLKLPNGKRMAVWIIVNVEEWDAKQPMPRTVLTPPAGGSPSPDVPNWAWHEYGNRVGFWRMLKVFDDYKLPAALAINGSAIAAYPPIVDAAKARNWEFMGHGFTQRNMQKVENEREDIRKTADVIEDVTGKRPRGWLGPGLTETWETPDLLKQEGYEYVCDWVLDDQPVWLKTTTAPIVNVPYTQECNDVAMMLIQHHKASEYYDRAIDQFEQIYEDAADSARVMALVVHPYIMGAPHRLKHFRRIFETIQKKPDVAFMTGEQILDWYLDVGPKAPTV, from the coding sequence ATGCTGCCCACCGAACGCATCTCCTATTCGCCGATCGACAGCCGTCCGCCGCTGAAGCTGCCGAATGGCAAGCGCATGGCCGTGTGGATCATCGTCAATGTGGAGGAATGGGACGCCAAGCAGCCAATGCCGCGCACGGTGTTGACACCGCCGGCCGGCGGTTCGCCGTCGCCGGACGTGCCGAACTGGGCCTGGCATGAATACGGCAACCGCGTTGGCTTCTGGCGCATGCTGAAAGTGTTCGACGACTACAAGCTCCCGGCGGCGCTGGCGATCAACGGGTCGGCGATCGCGGCCTATCCGCCCATCGTCGATGCCGCAAAAGCGCGCAATTGGGAGTTCATGGGGCACGGCTTCACCCAACGCAACATGCAGAAGGTGGAGAACGAGCGCGAGGACATCCGCAAGACCGCGGACGTGATCGAGGACGTCACCGGTAAGCGGCCGCGTGGCTGGCTCGGGCCGGGCCTGACCGAGACCTGGGAAACGCCGGATCTGCTCAAGCAGGAAGGCTATGAATATGTCTGCGACTGGGTGCTGGACGATCAACCGGTCTGGCTGAAGACGACGACCGCCCCGATCGTCAACGTGCCGTATACGCAGGAGTGCAACGACGTCGCCATGATGCTGATCCAGCATCACAAGGCATCGGAATATTACGACCGCGCCATCGACCAGTTCGAGCAGATCTACGAGGACGCTGCCGATAGTGCGCGCGTCATGGCATTGGTTGTGCATCCCTACATCATGGGGGCGCCGCATCGTCTGAAGCATTTCCGACGCATCTTCGAGACCATCCAGAAGAAGCCGGACGTCGCTTTCATGACGGGTGAGCAGATCCTCGATTGGTATCTCGATGTCGGGCCGAAAGCGCCGACGGTCTAA
- a CDS encoding branched-chain amino acid ABC transporter permease, with protein sequence MSLFQILNGLTFAALLFVVASGFTLIFGLLRIVNLAHGALYLFGGYIGYTVAIKTGSFLVGGIGAMAAIAAIGFVLDQGLLRFVRGNELRQVLLTLGVAFFLNDLALVIWGGDSFTVPIPELLRGGTRVFGTFYPIYRLFVLVTGILVFIGLWVLLNHTRLGALIRAGVDDAEMVEASGVNIRRVFLFTFLFGSALAGLGGLMGGAFLSLYPSADAEILTFSLAVVIIGGRGSLVGVAVGSLLVGLLNTLGQVMFPELAYFVIFGPMAVLLAFRPLGLFGRAT encoded by the coding sequence ATGAGCCTCTTTCAAATTCTCAACGGCCTGACCTTCGCTGCGCTGCTCTTCGTGGTGGCGAGCGGGTTCACGCTGATCTTCGGCCTGCTGCGCATCGTCAACCTCGCGCATGGCGCGCTGTATCTGTTTGGCGGCTATATCGGCTACACCGTCGCGATCAAGACCGGCAGCTTCCTGGTCGGCGGTATCGGCGCCATGGCGGCGATTGCGGCTATCGGCTTCGTGCTCGATCAGGGCCTGCTGCGTTTCGTACGCGGCAATGAGTTGCGGCAGGTGCTGCTGACGCTGGGCGTGGCGTTCTTCCTCAACGATCTGGCGCTGGTGATCTGGGGCGGCGACAGCTTCACGGTGCCGATCCCCGAATTGCTGCGCGGCGGCACGCGGGTGTTCGGCACGTTCTATCCGATCTATCGCCTGTTCGTGTTGGTCACCGGCATTCTCGTCTTTATCGGCTTGTGGGTGTTGCTGAATCACACCAGGCTTGGCGCACTGATCCGCGCCGGCGTGGATGATGCCGAGATGGTGGAAGCGTCCGGCGTCAATATTCGCCGCGTCTTCCTCTTCACCTTCCTGTTCGGTTCGGCTCTGGCCGGCCTTGGTGGCTTGATGGGCGGCGCGTTTCTCTCGCTTTACCCGTCGGCGGACGCGGAAATTCTCACCTTCAGCCTTGCCGTGGTGATCATCGGCGGCCGTGGCAGCCTGGTTGGTGTTGCCGTCGGCAGTCTGTTGGTCGGCCTGTTGAATACGCTCGGCCAGGTGATGTTCCCAGAGCTTGCTTATTTCGTGATCTTCGGACCGATGGCGGTGCTGCTCGCATTCCGTCCGCTCGGCCTGTTCGGACGTGCCACATGA
- a CDS encoding branched-chain amino acid ABC transporter permease: MTQPAPRSSRFAGMTGRGLVIATAVVLVAALLPLGLSSYQVGLATEILIFGILAMSIDILAGFAGRTSLGHGAIFGVSTYVVVYLTAQGEMSPWIALVLGVAAATAVASVFALLAVRTSGVYFLLLTLALGMIIWGVCLRWTQVTGGENGMRGDVRPAALVGQSAFYWAVLACAAAVSYAMWRFVNSPFGLTLRGIRDSESRMRSLGYNVPLHLFIGFTVSGIFAGIAGALYAMFNNFVSPSTVALAQSVEGVLMMIAGGVGTLFGAFVGAAAIIILENIVSSYTERWLMVLGVTFVLIMIFAPEGIIGKLRALTSRKPR, from the coding sequence ATGACGCAACCTGCACCACGATCCTCTCGCTTTGCCGGCATGACCGGACGAGGCCTCGTCATCGCGACGGCGGTCGTCCTTGTCGCGGCGCTGCTGCCGCTGGGCCTGTCGAGCTATCAGGTCGGGCTCGCGACCGAAATCCTGATCTTCGGTATCCTCGCGATGTCGATCGACATTCTTGCGGGCTTTGCAGGTCGCACCTCGCTCGGCCATGGCGCGATCTTCGGCGTCTCGACCTATGTGGTGGTGTATCTGACGGCCCAGGGCGAGATGTCGCCCTGGATCGCGCTGGTGCTCGGCGTCGCCGCCGCAACGGCGGTGGCCTCTGTCTTCGCACTGCTAGCGGTGCGAACCTCCGGCGTTTACTTCCTACTGCTCACGCTGGCGCTCGGCATGATCATCTGGGGCGTGTGCCTGCGCTGGACGCAGGTCACGGGCGGAGAGAACGGCATGCGTGGCGATGTGCGTCCCGCCGCTCTGGTGGGACAAAGCGCCTTCTATTGGGCTGTGCTGGCCTGCGCGGCCGCGGTATCCTATGCGATGTGGCGCTTTGTGAATTCGCCTTTCGGTCTGACGCTTCGCGGTATTCGCGACAGTGAAAGCCGTATGCGCAGCCTCGGCTACAATGTGCCGCTGCATCTGTTCATTGGCTTCACGGTGTCCGGTATCTTCGCCGGCATTGCCGGCGCACTCTATGCGATGTTCAACAATTTCGTTAGCCCATCGACCGTGGCGCTCGCCCAGTCGGTGGAAGGCGTTCTGATGATGATCGCGGGCGGTGTCGGCACGCTGTTCGGTGCGTTTGTCGGCGCGGCAGCCATCATCATCCTCGAGAACATTGTCAGTTCCTACACCGAGCGCTGGCTGATGGTGCTCGGCGTCACATTCGTTCTCATCATGATCTTTGCCCCGGAGGGCATCATCGGAAAGCTTCGCGCACTCACCTCGCGCAAGCCGCGATAA
- a CDS encoding ABC transporter substrate-binding protein: protein MDRRQFLKTSTAAVAAAGVGAAPWRAAQAQATPIKIGLLAPLTGVVASGGKEMVEGVQFYLDQVKNEMGGRKVELVIEDDASNPDTALQKARRLVEQGNCHMLIGNLLANTGLAVANYVKGTGTPYFIPIIAADDLTQRARIKNVIRVAGYTASAFTHPFGDWCLKQGYKKIATISQDYTFGHEQCGGLAQVFTEGGGQIVQQFWHPLNTADFSPYLGQLADLKVDAIFAMETGADSTRLIQQYASFGLKGKTPLLMAMNGTDQSVIRTMGPECEGIIAAAHFAEGSDVPTTAKFSKEYEAKYGKIPSLYGFSMYSGMMWIDAALKKVGGKVEDREVFIDTVLKTELDNSPLGKTVKFDDYGNPIYDVYIRKTVKRADGKFWNIPIETYPNVSQFWKYDPATYLKQPAYSRTFQGIKKT, encoded by the coding sequence ATGGATCGCAGACAATTTCTCAAGACCTCTACCGCCGCTGTTGCCGCAGCCGGCGTCGGCGCCGCTCCCTGGCGTGCAGCCCAGGCGCAGGCGACGCCGATCAAGATCGGCTTGCTCGCGCCACTCACCGGCGTGGTCGCCTCCGGCGGCAAGGAAATGGTCGAAGGCGTGCAGTTCTATCTCGACCAGGTGAAGAACGAGATGGGCGGCCGCAAGGTCGAACTCGTGATCGAGGATGACGCATCGAATCCGGACACGGCTCTGCAAAAGGCCCGCCGCCTGGTCGAGCAGGGCAATTGCCACATGCTGATCGGAAATCTGCTGGCGAATACCGGTCTGGCCGTCGCCAACTACGTCAAGGGCACCGGTACGCCTTACTTCATTCCGATCATCGCGGCCGATGATCTCACCCAGCGGGCGCGCATCAAGAACGTGATCCGCGTTGCCGGCTACACGGCATCGGCATTCACTCATCCGTTCGGTGATTGGTGCCTGAAGCAGGGCTACAAGAAGATCGCGACGATCAGCCAGGATTACACCTTCGGCCACGAACAGTGTGGCGGTCTCGCCCAGGTGTTCACCGAAGGCGGCGGCCAGATCGTGCAGCAGTTCTGGCATCCGCTGAACACGGCGGATTTCAGCCCCTATCTCGGCCAGCTCGCCGATCTCAAGGTCGATGCGATCTTCGCCATGGAGACCGGCGCCGATTCGACCCGCCTGATCCAGCAATATGCGTCCTTCGGCCTGAAGGGGAAAACGCCGCTGCTGATGGCCATGAACGGCACCGATCAGTCGGTGATCCGCACCATGGGCCCGGAATGCGAAGGCATCATCGCAGCCGCCCATTTCGCCGAAGGTTCGGATGTGCCGACCACGGCGAAGTTCTCGAAGGAATACGAAGCCAAATACGGCAAGATCCCGTCGCTATACGGCTTCTCGATGTATTCCGGCATGATGTGGATCGATGCGGCGCTGAAGAAGGTGGGCGGCAAGGTCGAGGATCGCGAGGTCTTCATCGATACCGTGCTGAAAACCGAACTCGACAACTCGCCACTGGGCAAGACCGTCAAGTTCGACGACTACGGCAATCCGATCTACGACGTCTATATTCGCAAGACCGTGAAGCGTGCGGACGGCAAGTTCTGGAACATTCCGATCGAGACCTATCCGAACGTCTCGCAGTTCTGGAAATATGATCCGGCGACCTACCTGAAGCAGCCGGCTTATTCGCGGACCTTCCAGGGCATCAAGAAAACCTGA
- a CDS encoding ABC transporter ATP-binding protein, which translates to MSEPILTLSDVTVAFDALKAVDGVSLTVPRGQRRAIIGPNGAGKTTLFNAIAGAHPPTSGKITFNGHDVSKLPPHRRAQLGISRTFQITNLFPTLSVQDNMMLALRGLKPKKFSLFGSPDPDGTEAARIAAALKAARIAERADVIVKEMSYGEQRQLEIAIALVTTPTMLLLDEPAAGLSPSERSMIAEVIRSLDPAITVILIEHDMDLALGLVDFVTCMFEGRVLVEEPPEGIRRNAKVQEVYLGKPRHA; encoded by the coding sequence GTGTCCGAACCGATCCTGACGCTCAGCGATGTAACGGTGGCCTTCGATGCCTTGAAGGCGGTCGATGGCGTCAGCCTGACCGTGCCGCGCGGCCAGCGCCGCGCCATCATCGGCCCTAACGGCGCCGGCAAGACCACTCTGTTCAATGCCATTGCCGGTGCACATCCGCCGACATCCGGCAAGATCACTTTCAATGGCCACGACGTGTCCAAACTGCCGCCACACCGGCGTGCTCAGCTTGGTATCTCGCGCACCTTCCAGATCACCAACCTGTTTCCCACGCTCAGCGTGCAGGACAACATGATGCTGGCACTGCGCGGATTGAAGCCGAAGAAGTTCTCACTGTTCGGTTCGCCTGATCCTGATGGGACGGAGGCGGCGCGTATTGCTGCCGCGCTGAAAGCTGCGCGCATTGCCGAGCGGGCAGACGTCATCGTCAAGGAAATGTCCTATGGCGAGCAGCGGCAGCTTGAGATCGCCATCGCGCTGGTGACGACGCCGACCATGCTTCTGCTCGATGAGCCCGCAGCTGGTCTGTCGCCATCCGAGCGCTCGATGATCGCTGAGGTCATTCGATCGCTCGATCCCGCGATTACCGTGATCCTGATCGAGCACGACATGGATCTCGCGCTGGGCCTGGTCGATTTCGTTACCTGCATGTTCGAGGGCCGCGTGCTGGTGGAGGAGCCTCCGGAAGGAATCCGCCGCAACGCCAAGGTTCAGGAAGTCTATCTCGGGAAGCCGCGTCATGCTTGA
- a CDS encoding ABC transporter ATP-binding protein, whose product MLEVRDLHSGYGDAVVVRGVSLDVKPGEIVALLGRNGMGKTTVIRSIMGLVPPQVRSGTITWRGESLIGMPAHDIAGRKIAIVPQGRRLFPSLTVTEHLTMLKSARAKDGWTLDRVFGIFPRLAERRNHRGGQLSGGERGMLAVGRALMIDPELILMDEPSEGLAPVMVQHLESIIVDLKKEGLSILLVEQNLYSALAVADRVYVLETGQVVHHGTSEELNNQTEVLFQRLGVQ is encoded by the coding sequence ATGCTTGAAGTTCGCGATCTGCATAGCGGTTATGGTGATGCGGTCGTCGTCCGCGGCGTATCTCTCGATGTGAAGCCAGGCGAGATCGTGGCGCTGCTCGGCCGTAACGGCATGGGCAAGACCACGGTCATCCGTTCGATCATGGGCCTCGTGCCGCCACAGGTGCGTTCGGGAACGATCACGTGGCGCGGCGAAAGCCTGATCGGCATGCCCGCGCACGACATTGCCGGGCGAAAGATCGCCATCGTTCCGCAAGGGCGCCGGCTGTTTCCGTCGCTGACGGTGACCGAGCACCTGACCATGCTCAAGAGCGCGCGCGCCAAAGATGGCTGGACGCTCGATCGTGTGTTCGGAATATTCCCGCGTCTGGCAGAGCGCCGCAATCATCGCGGTGGTCAGCTGTCGGGTGGCGAACGCGGCATGCTGGCCGTCGGCCGTGCCCTGATGATCGATCCCGAACTGATCCTGATGGATGAACCCTCCGAGGGGCTCGCGCCGGTGATGGTGCAACATCTCGAAAGCATCATCGTGGACCTGAAGAAGGAGGGGCTCTCGATCCTGCTTGTCGAGCAAAACCTCTATAGCGCGCTCGCTGTCGCTGATCGCGTCTATGTGCTGGAGACCGGGCAGGTCGTGCATCACGGGACGTCGGAAGAGTTGAACAACCAGACCGAAGTGCTGTTCCAGCGCCTCGGCGTGCAGTGA
- a CDS encoding amidase, producing the protein MPATQIAALDLSALAKAIAEGDVTSEQATTVALDRLDDVGRKLNAVVRLDRDNALAAARAADRLRASGAALPPLHGVPLAHKDLFYRAGHLSGGGSKIRTDFRAEVTSTAVARLDSAGALDIGRLQLAEFAMSPTGYNESLGHALNPWNTAHVPGGSSSGSGVAVAARFVTASLGTDTGGSLRHPGAMCGLVGLKPTWGLVPTDGVMPLAASLDCSGPLTRTAEDAARILSVIAARDYLAGLGEGVAGLRIAVPGGYYRELLHPEIAAALDEAIATLASLGAIISETAPPNMGLINALMQLIMGVEAATIHRRWLIERPQDYADQVRARIEPGLYYPATRYVEALSLRARITEDWIASCMGDADLALLPAISIPVPTIAATTEGDPADIARVIGQLTHCTRGINYLGLPGASVPCGFDRAGLPIAFQLVGRPYSEATILRAAHAYQDTTDWHHRVPAAAEIN; encoded by the coding sequence ATGCCAGCGACGCAGATTGCTGCGCTCGATCTCAGCGCACTCGCCAAAGCCATCGCAGAAGGGGACGTGACCTCGGAGCAGGCAACAACGGTCGCGCTCGATCGCCTCGATGATGTCGGCCGCAAGCTCAATGCCGTAGTTCGGCTTGATCGCGACAACGCACTGGCAGCTGCACGGGCAGCCGACAGGTTGCGCGCCTCTGGCGCCGCATTGCCGCCGCTCCATGGCGTTCCGCTCGCGCATAAGGATCTGTTCTATCGCGCCGGCCACCTGTCCGGCGGCGGTTCAAAAATTCGCACGGATTTTCGCGCTGAAGTTACATCGACTGCGGTCGCGCGTCTGGATTCGGCGGGTGCGCTCGATATCGGCCGCTTGCAGCTCGCTGAATTCGCCATGAGTCCGACTGGCTACAATGAGTCGCTCGGCCATGCGCTGAATCCCTGGAATACTGCGCATGTGCCGGGTGGGTCGTCATCTGGCTCGGGTGTCGCAGTCGCAGCGCGCTTTGTGACGGCGTCGCTTGGTACCGACACCGGCGGGTCGCTTCGTCATCCCGGCGCCATGTGCGGTCTGGTCGGGCTCAAGCCAACCTGGGGGCTGGTGCCGACCGACGGGGTGATGCCGCTCGCGGCGTCCCTGGACTGTTCTGGTCCGCTGACGCGGACGGCGGAAGATGCAGCGCGTATCCTCTCGGTGATCGCCGCGCGCGATTATCTGGCTGGTCTGGGCGAGGGCGTCGCCGGCCTCCGCATCGCGGTGCCCGGCGGCTACTACCGCGAGCTGCTGCACCCGGAGATCGCCGCTGCGCTGGATGAGGCGATCGCGACATTGGCATCGCTGGGCGCGATTATCTCCGAGACGGCGCCGCCGAACATGGGTCTCATCAATGCGCTGATGCAGCTCATCATGGGTGTCGAGGCCGCGACGATCCATCGGCGCTGGCTGATCGAACGGCCGCAGGACTATGCCGATCAAGTGCGCGCCCGTATCGAGCCAGGTCTCTATTATCCGGCGACACGTTACGTCGAGGCGCTGTCCCTGCGCGCGCGGATCACCGAGGACTGGATTGCATCCTGTATGGGTGACGCAGATCTCGCGCTGTTGCCGGCCATATCGATCCCGGTACCGACAATCGCTGCGACCACGGAGGGGGATCCCGCCGATATCGCACGGGTCATCGGCCAGCTCACCCATTGTACCCGCGGCATCAACTACCTTGGCTTGCCCGGCGCTTCCGTCCCGTGCGGTTTCGATCGCGCTGGCCTTCCCATCGCGTTCCAGCTCGTTGGCCGGCCTTACAGCGAAGCCACCATCCTGCGTGCAGCGCACGCTTATCAAGATACGACTGATTGGCATCACCGCGTGCCCGCCGCGGCCGAGATCAATTAA